Below is a window of Sulfitobacter sp. SK012 DNA.
GACCAGTTGAGGCCACCCCGCATTGCAGACCTCCGTGCGAAGCGCAGCGAAAGTCCGCAATCCGCCCTTAGTACCAAATCTACATGCCGCAGCATCGGTCACTAAAGACTCAAAGCTGTCGTTAGATGCACCGTGCACCGATGTCTGCTATGCGGGGCAAAGCGGACCTCCGCGGCTCGTAGGTAAATGCCTGCAATTTCACCCCGACAATGATCGCGGAATACACCCGATATTTGTTCCTGCCTAATTCCGGTGATAGCCGTAAGTGACTTAGGATTGTTTAGGAAACCAAAATGAATAGCATAACTCCAAAAATTGACTTTCAAAAAGAGCTTTCGGGCCAGTTTGATTTAGAAGGCAAAGTAGCGTTTGTACCTGGGGGTTATGGTGGCATAGGCGAGGCTATCGCCTGGGGGCTTGCGTTGTCTGGTGCCAAAATCATGATCGCCGGGCGTGATCTTGAAAAGTCTAAAAAATTGGCTGCTCAGCTTTCAAACGCGGGGCAAGATGCCACGGGGATTGCTGTTGATGCAACATCCGTAGCTGATATCGACCGAGCGGTTCAAGATACGATGGATGCCTATGGTCAAATTGACATCTTGATGAATTGCGTAGGTACCCAAAAGGAACAGCTTCTGCTTGAAGTAACCGAAGAGGCCTTTGACGAAGTTTATCAGGTGAACTTGAAGTCGGCGATGTTTCTGGCGCAAGCCGTCGCCAAACGACAAATTGCTGGCAGCAATGGTGGAAAACAAGTCCACTTACTATCAGTTCGTTCTCAGTTTGGGCTGCGTGACAGGGGTTATTCCGCTTATTGTAGTACCAAAGGCGGGATGGTCATGTTGATCAAACAGCATGCGATGGAGCTGGCACCAAAGGGTATAACGGTTAACGGCGTTGCACCTACTTTTGTCTATACGGAAATGATCAAACACGTCATGGAAAACGATGAATTTCGTCAAAGTCTGCTTGACCGTATTCCACTTGGAAGGATCGCCGATCCCAAAGATGTCGTCGGGCCCGCGCTATTTTTCTGCGCGCCTGCATCTGGCTTTGTCACGGGGCAAACAATGTACGTCGATGGTGGCATAACTTCCAGTCAGTAGGTTCTCTTACCGCTTTGATTATGAGGTGATGCGTGCGAAACTGACATCCCTGCACCGTGCAGTATTTGTCATTCAGGGCTCCAAGCCATCATTCGCTGCGGGTAGCACTAAGGTCTACTTTGCGGGCGAAACCTACCTTCGCAATTTTATCACCTATGATCGCTTTCTCCATGCTGCACACGCAACGAAATGCAGCATGGGTGGGAAGCGGCTTTCGCTGCAGATGTGACGAGGGTTTGTAGTTTGTTTGAAAGCGGACATAGAAAAGAAATGCCACAATTCTACAGACGAGCAAGTGAGGCCTTAGGAAATTTCTTATATGAATTTTCTAAATCCGCTCTTATCGGCGCGAATGTGTCATGCAAGTCGTTCTGGAAAATATCTTATTGGCTGCGATGAAGAAAACTAGGTGCTTTTTAAGCACCATCACCCAACAGTGTTTGATAAAGGTGCCAAGTCGCATGGCCAAGGATTGGCATTGAAATGAAGAGGCCTAGGAACAAAGGCAACATCGAAATCAATGTCATAAGTCCGATAAATATTCCCCAAGCTAGATAGCGTGGAAGGCTATTTGCAACGGCTGAGATTGATGTGAGTGCCGCCGTCATAAAATCTATGTCACGGTCAACCAGCATAGGAATGCCGTGGATGCTAAGCGCAAAGACCAAAGTGGCAAAAACAGCACCAACTACGGATCCGAGACCAAGCATCATAGCACCTTGGAGAGACACGAAGACTTCTAGAGATGTTGTGATATTGGTCATGGGCGATAAACCTAAGAACAACGCGAAGATCATGTGGCCTAGAAAAAACCAGAATAAGAAAATAACTACAATGATTGTTGCGAGCCAAGGCAGTTGACCCTTCCGCAAGGACCAAACAAACTGCATGACATCACGCAGTTTTATTGATCTGCTTTCGTTCAGGCGTCGACTGATGTCGTAGAACCCAACAGCGCTTAATGTTCCGATTAGTGGGAACCCCAAGACAGCCAATACCAACCAAAAGGTTTGTCCGGTCCAATAGGTGATGAGGGCCATCATG
It encodes the following:
- a CDS encoding SDR family NAD(P)-dependent oxidoreductase — its product is MNSITPKIDFQKELSGQFDLEGKVAFVPGGYGGIGEAIAWGLALSGAKIMIAGRDLEKSKKLAAQLSNAGQDATGIAVDATSVADIDRAVQDTMDAYGQIDILMNCVGTQKEQLLLEVTEEAFDEVYQVNLKSAMFLAQAVAKRQIAGSNGGKQVHLLSVRSQFGLRDRGYSAYCSTKGGMVMLIKQHAMELAPKGITVNGVAPTFVYTEMIKHVMENDEFRQSLLDRIPLGRIADPKDVVGPALFFCAPASGFVTGQTMYVDGGITSSQ
- a CDS encoding DUF2189 domain-containing protein; protein product: MTLQSTNIPKLRKPTLNDFRSSMALGVQDFLAAPRAAAFFASFFVGAGIMMALITYWTGQTFWLVLAVLGFPLIGTLSAVGFYDISRRLNESRSIKLRDVMQFVWSLRKGQLPWLATIIVVIFLFWFFLGHMIFALFLGLSPMTNITTSLEVFVSLQGAMMLGLGSVVGAVFATLVFALSIHGIPMLVDRDIDFMTAALTSISAVANSLPRYLAWGIFIGLMTLISMLPLFLGLFISMPILGHATWHLYQTLLGDGA